One window from the genome of Immundisolibacter sp. encodes:
- a CDS encoding HlyD family secretion protein: MNAAVRKALPLVATLVLVVAALLVLRHLWQYYMRDPWTRDAHIAADVVQVAPDVSGLVAEVRVRDNAPVQRGEVLFVVDQERYHLALAQAQGVLAQSRAALARSQAALVQSQAEERQLQREASRDRALRDLVATEEIEARRASLEKAQAAVVAAQAGIATAKADIESAQAAVDLAQLNLERTVVRSPVDGRVSDRVAQVGDYVAAGKPVLAVLDTGSLRIDGYFEETRLHGVHEGDRVDIHLMGERGLLHGHVHSIAAGIEDRYRSDSSRLLPNVAPVFEWVRLAQRVPVQITIDEVPAGVRLIAGRSVTVSVVAGKPARAKVKAKAS, encoded by the coding sequence ATGAACGCCGCGGTTCGCAAGGCTTTGCCGCTCGTCGCGACGCTCGTGTTGGTCGTCGCCGCGCTGCTGGTGCTGCGCCATTTGTGGCAGTACTACATGCGCGATCCGTGGACGCGTGACGCACATATCGCCGCCGACGTCGTCCAGGTGGCGCCCGACGTGTCCGGGCTCGTGGCCGAGGTGCGGGTTCGCGACAATGCGCCCGTGCAGCGCGGCGAGGTGCTGTTCGTCGTCGATCAGGAGCGCTACCACCTAGCGCTGGCGCAGGCGCAGGGCGTGCTGGCGCAAAGCCGGGCGGCGCTGGCGCGCAGCCAGGCCGCCCTGGTGCAGAGCCAGGCCGAGGAACGCCAGTTGCAGCGCGAGGCATCCCGCGACCGCGCCTTGCGGGACCTGGTCGCCACCGAAGAAATCGAAGCCCGGCGCGCCAGTCTGGAGAAGGCGCAGGCCGCCGTGGTGGCGGCGCAGGCCGGCATCGCCACCGCCAAGGCCGACATCGAATCAGCGCAGGCGGCCGTGGATCTGGCGCAGCTGAACCTCGAGCGCACGGTCGTGCGCAGCCCGGTCGACGGCCGCGTCAGCGACCGCGTCGCGCAGGTCGGCGACTACGTGGCCGCCGGCAAGCCGGTGCTGGCGGTGCTCGACACCGGCTCGCTGCGGATCGACGGCTACTTCGAGGAGACGCGCCTGCACGGCGTCCACGAGGGCGACCGCGTGGACATCCATCTCATGGGCGAGCGCGGCCTGCTGCACGGTCACGTGCACAGCATCGCCGCCGGCATCGAGGACCGCTACCGCAGCGATAGTTCGAGGCTGCTGCCGAACGTGGCGCCGGTGTTCGAGTGGGTGCGGCTGGCGCAGCGGGTGCCGGTGCAAATCACCATCGATGAGGTGCCTGCCGGCGTGCGCCTGATCGCCGGGCGCAGCGTCACGGTCAGCGTCGTGGCCGGCAAGCCGGCGCGGGCGAAGGTGAAGGCGAAGGCCTCATGA
- a CDS encoding DUF1656 domain-containing protein has translation MYGEFTLYGVFIPTLLGLMLIAYLVHKGLHLALARLGAYRHVWHPPLFDLALYVLVLGALFALMRRVQA, from the coding sequence ATGTACGGAGAGTTCACTCTCTACGGCGTGTTCATTCCGACCCTGCTGGGGCTGATGCTGATCGCCTACCTGGTGCACAAAGGTTTGCACCTCGCGCTGGCGCGTCTGGGCGCGTACCGCCATGTCTGGCACCCGCCGCTGTTCGATCTCGCCCTGTACGTGCTGGTACTGGGTGCGCTGTTCGCGCTGATGCGCCGGGTTCAGGCATGA
- a CDS encoding MarR family transcriptional regulator yields MDERQQLQFQLTNGLLPSARQWHRIVQERLGHHGISSACIGPFLFIGRSNGGLNQVTLAQQSGIEGPSLVRLLGKLAAADLVRRESDANDRRANRLWLTEAGQRLHRELEQGLIELRAQVLAELSDAELAAVLKLYRLIDQAAAPVG; encoded by the coding sequence ATGGACGAACGCCAGCAGCTCCAGTTTCAGTTGACCAACGGCTTGCTGCCCAGCGCTCGGCAGTGGCATCGGATCGTGCAGGAGCGTTTGGGGCACCACGGGATTTCCAGCGCCTGCATCGGTCCGTTCCTGTTCATCGGCCGGTCCAACGGCGGCCTGAATCAGGTGACGCTGGCCCAGCAGTCGGGCATCGAAGGTCCGTCGCTGGTGCGTCTTCTCGGCAAGTTGGCCGCTGCGGACCTGGTGCGCCGCGAAAGCGACGCCAATGATCGGCGCGCCAACCGCTTGTGGTTGACCGAGGCGGGCCAGCGTCTGCACCGCGAGTTGGAGCAGGGGCTGATCGAACTGCGCGCGCAGGTTCTGGCGGAGCTCTCCGATGCGGAATTGGCGGCGGTCCTGAAGCTCTACCGCCTCATCGACCAGGCGGCCGCTCCGGTCGGCTGA
- a CDS encoding class I SAM-dependent methyltransferase encodes MDLMERQGHAALDLTSRNAKARKIEALLGLTPTGRPLRLLEVGTGSGGIAHYFGTHPSLRCEVDAVDVTDSRQIHDGYRFTRVDDVQLPFPDGHFDVVISNHVIEHVGDSSAQRRHLAELRRVLRPDGVGYLAVPNRWQIVEPHYRLAFLSWLPHAWRTPYLRLRQRKRGSHYDCRPLNVPQVEALLRETGFGFAQQHGRALRLTFELERPRALAYRAVFKWLPESLYVTLRRAFPTLIFTVMPAASEPPITGS; translated from the coding sequence ATGGACCTCATGGAAAGACAGGGCCACGCCGCGCTCGACCTGACAAGCCGCAACGCCAAGGCGCGCAAGATCGAAGCTCTGCTTGGCCTGACGCCGACCGGCCGGCCGCTGCGCCTGCTGGAAGTCGGCACGGGCTCCGGCGGAATCGCGCACTACTTCGGCACGCACCCCAGCCTGCGCTGCGAGGTCGACGCGGTGGATGTCACCGACAGCCGACAGATTCACGACGGCTACCGCTTCACCCGCGTCGACGACGTTCAGCTGCCGTTTCCCGATGGCCACTTCGATGTCGTCATCAGCAATCACGTCATCGAACACGTTGGCGATTCGAGCGCGCAGCGCCGGCATCTGGCCGAATTGCGCCGCGTACTTCGCCCTGACGGTGTCGGCTACCTGGCCGTGCCCAACCGCTGGCAGATCGTGGAGCCGCACTATCGGCTGGCCTTCCTGAGCTGGCTGCCGCACGCCTGGCGCACGCCCTACCTGCGCCTGCGCCAGCGCAAGCGCGGCAGCCACTACGACTGCCGCCCCCTTAACGTCCCGCAGGTCGAAGCCCTGCTGCGCGAGACCGGCTTCGGCTTTGCCCAACAACACGGCCGGGCGCTGCGCCTGACCTTCGAGCTCGAACGCCCGCGCGCCCTGGCGTACCGCGCCGTGTTCAAGTGGCTGCCGGAGAGTCTCTACGTCACGCTGCGGCGGGCGTTTCCCACGTTGATCTTCACGGTGATGCCGGCCGCTTCGGAGCCCCCCATCACCGGGTCCTGA
- a CDS encoding glycosyltransferase, which yields MSDIHRPRLLVLTSTFPRWAGDHEPPFVFELSRRLAETFDVHVLAPHAAGARREETLAGLAVQRFRYAPEALQQLAYDGGILARLRQRRWRLLLVPCLLAGQWWALRRLLRRERFDAIHAHWLIPQALVAILAGVPKNCALLCTSHGGDLFGLRGRLLGWIKRGILARCTGVTVVSAAMRDEVQRLRPGQAVDIIPMGTDLLGCFTPCPTVGREPNTVLFAGRLVEKKGVSYLIDAIARLRGQGRDVALRIAGNGPELEGLRAQAQRLGIASAVDFIGAVDHTRLADLYRRASVAVVPSVVAAGGDQEGFGLVIVEAMGCECPVVASRLPAIGDIAIDGETALLVPPADPAALADAIATVLDDPAAATRRAMAARARVVEHFDWVSIASRYAALLQRLIGRSA from the coding sequence TTGAGTGACATCCACCGCCCGCGTCTGCTGGTGCTGACCTCCACCTTTCCGCGCTGGGCGGGCGATCACGAGCCGCCGTTCGTGTTCGAGCTGTCGCGCCGGCTTGCGGAAACGTTCGACGTCCACGTCCTGGCGCCCCACGCGGCCGGCGCACGCCGCGAAGAAACCCTGGCCGGGCTTGCGGTGCAGCGGTTTCGCTATGCCCCCGAGGCCCTGCAGCAACTGGCCTACGACGGCGGCATCCTGGCCCGCCTGCGCCAGCGGCGCTGGCGCCTGCTGCTGGTGCCGTGCCTGCTGGCAGGGCAGTGGTGGGCCTTGCGTCGTCTGCTGCGCCGCGAGCGTTTCGATGCCATCCACGCCCATTGGCTGATCCCACAGGCGCTGGTCGCGATCCTGGCCGGCGTCCCGAAAAACTGCGCCTTGCTGTGCACCAGCCACGGCGGCGACCTGTTCGGCCTGCGCGGCCGGCTGCTAGGCTGGATCAAGCGCGGCATCCTGGCGCGTTGCACGGGTGTGACGGTGGTCAGCGCCGCCATGCGGGACGAGGTGCAGCGCCTGCGGCCGGGGCAGGCGGTCGACATCATTCCGATGGGCACCGATCTGCTTGGGTGCTTCACGCCCTGCCCCACGGTCGGGCGAGAGCCAAACACGGTCCTGTTCGCCGGCCGGCTGGTGGAAAAAAAAGGCGTCAGCTACCTGATCGACGCCATCGCGCGCCTGCGAGGGCAGGGGCGGGATGTGGCGCTGCGCATCGCCGGCAACGGTCCGGAGCTGGAAGGTCTTCGCGCTCAGGCACAGCGCCTGGGCATCGCCTCGGCGGTCGATTTCATCGGCGCGGTGGACCACACCCGCCTGGCCGATCTGTATCGCCGGGCCAGCGTGGCGGTCGTGCCGTCGGTAGTCGCCGCCGGTGGCGATCAGGAAGGTTTCGGTCTGGTCATCGTCGAGGCCATGGGCTGCGAGTGCCCGGTAGTCGCCTCGCGCCTGCCGGCCATCGGCGACATTGCCATCGACGGCGAAACAGCCCTGCTGGTGCCGCCCGCCGACCCGGCGGCGCTGGCGGATGCCATCGCGACGGTGCTGGACGACCCGGCCGCTGCCACGCGGCGGGCCATGGCGGCCCGTGCGCGGGTGGTGGAGCATTTCGATTGGGTTTCGATAGCCAGTCGCTACGCCGCGCTGCTGCAGCGCTTGATCGGGCGATCAGCTTAA
- the mtnA gene encoding S-methyl-5-thioribose-1-phosphate isomerase, producing MSGVCALRWQGGALELLDQRLLPARQVWLRCASAAEVADAIRDMVVRGAPAIGIAAAYGVVLAARAAYAGHGAGWREAIAADLDPLAAARPTAVNLAWAVQRMAGCLADLLGDPEPALLAAARAIHDQDIAANHAMAAYGAALIEPGSRVLTHCNTGALATGGHGTALGVIRTAHAQGRIREVFVDETRPWLQGARLTAWELQQDGIPARLVADGAAAWLFARLRPAWLIVGADRIAANGDTANKIGTYTAALAARAHGARVMVVAPLSTFDPATPTGDVIEVEERPAQELTCLAGQPIAPAGFAAWNPVFDVTPADLIDAIVCEHGVIERPDAERIAAFLAAAAR from the coding sequence ATGAGCGGCGTGTGTGCCCTGCGCTGGCAAGGCGGGGCACTCGAACTGCTGGACCAGCGGCTGTTGCCGGCGCGTCAGGTCTGGCTGCGCTGCGCGAGCGCCGCCGAGGTGGCGGACGCCATCCGGGACATGGTGGTGCGCGGCGCGCCGGCCATCGGCATCGCCGCCGCCTACGGCGTGGTGCTGGCGGCGCGGGCCGCCTATGCCGGCCACGGCGCCGGCTGGCGGGAGGCCATCGCGGCCGATCTGGACCCTCTCGCCGCGGCGCGACCGACGGCGGTGAACCTGGCCTGGGCGGTGCAGCGCATGGCCGGCTGCCTTGCGGACCTGCTCGGTGATCCCGAACCGGCGCTCCTGGCCGCCGCGCGCGCCATCCACGATCAGGACATCGCCGCCAATCACGCCATGGCGGCATACGGCGCGGCGCTGATCGAACCGGGCAGCCGGGTGCTGACGCACTGCAACACCGGCGCACTGGCCACCGGCGGCCACGGCACGGCGCTGGGCGTGATCCGCACCGCCCACGCGCAGGGCCGCATCCGCGAAGTGTTCGTCGACGAAACCCGGCCGTGGTTGCAGGGCGCGCGCCTGACCGCCTGGGAGCTGCAACAGGACGGCATCCCGGCGCGGCTGGTGGCGGACGGCGCGGCGGCCTGGCTGTTCGCCCGCCTGCGTCCGGCCTGGCTGATCGTCGGCGCCGACCGCATCGCCGCCAACGGTGACACCGCCAACAAGATCGGCACCTACACCGCGGCACTGGCGGCCCGTGCCCACGGCGCGCGGGTGATGGTGGTGGCGCCACTGTCGACCTTCGATCCGGCCACGCCGACCGGCGATGTGATCGAGGTCGAGGAACGCCCGGCGCAGGAGCTGACCTGCCTGGCCGGCCAGCCGATCGCGCCGGCCGGCTTCGCCGCCTGGAACCCGGTGTTCGACGTAACACCGGCCGATCTGATCGACGCCATCGTCTGCGAGCACGGCGTCATCGAACGACCGGACGCGGAGCGGATCGCGGCGTTTCTGGCGGCGGCGGCGCGTTGA
- a CDS encoding arylamine N-acetyltransferase produces the protein MTAASPLDLDRYLQRIDYRGALQPTPQVLADLHLAHVRHIPFENLDVLLGRGIRLDLPSLFDKLVTARRGGYCFEQNLLFAAVLEQIGFRVRRLAARVTYRTQRVLPRTHMLLRVETDAAAWLADVGFGAAGPLRPLAFAPGAAQAQYLWQYRLVEQDGLWRLQIGEGDWAELYQFTLQEQALADYEMSSYYVSTHPESRFVQGLIAHRLAPERRLILIGNELTEDRGAQVGARRVDDPASLAALLVDDIGLPAADVAELIDTLAARGLA, from the coding sequence GTGACCGCCGCAAGTCCGCTCGATCTTGACCGCTACCTGCAACGCATCGACTACCGCGGCGCGCTGCAGCCGACGCCGCAGGTGCTGGCCGACCTGCACCTGGCGCACGTGCGCCACATTCCGTTCGAGAACCTGGACGTGCTGCTCGGACGCGGCATCCGGCTGGACCTGCCCAGCCTGTTCGACAAGCTGGTCACGGCGCGCCGTGGCGGCTATTGCTTCGAGCAGAACCTGCTGTTCGCGGCGGTGCTGGAGCAGATCGGCTTTCGCGTGCGGCGCCTGGCGGCCCGCGTCACCTATCGCACCCAGCGCGTGCTGCCGCGCACGCACATGCTGCTGCGGGTGGAGACGGACGCCGCCGCCTGGCTGGCCGATGTCGGCTTCGGCGCCGCCGGCCCGCTGCGACCGCTGGCGTTCGCGCCCGGAGCGGCGCAGGCACAGTACCTGTGGCAGTACCGGCTGGTGGAGCAGGACGGCTTGTGGCGCCTGCAGATCGGCGAGGGTGACTGGGCCGAGCTGTACCAGTTCACCCTGCAGGAACAGGCGCTGGCCGATTACGAGATGTCGAGCTATTACGTGTCCACCCATCCGGAGTCACGCTTCGTGCAGGGGCTGATTGCGCACCGACTGGCGCCGGAGCGGCGCCTGATCCTGATCGGCAACGAACTGACCGAGGACCGCGGCGCGCAGGTCGGCGCCCGGCGCGTGGACGATCCGGCGTCGCTGGCCGCGCTGCTGGTGGACGACATCGGCCTGCCGGCGGCGGATGTTGCCGAGCTGATCGACACACTCGCCGCGCGGGGCCTGGCATGA